The following coding sequences lie in one Candidatus Trichorickettsia mobilis genomic window:
- a CDS encoding recombinase family protein: MNNGKTIGYIRVSTFEQNHERQLENFELDKIFTDKCSGKDIKRPALVEMLNYVRDGDTIIVHSIDRLARNLDDLRRLVQQFNQKQVVVQFVKENLKFTGEDSPMSNLLLSVMGAFAEFERALIRERQLEGIAIAKKKGVYKGRKKSLDNDQLKALQEKITNGESKTQIAKEFNISRETLYQYLRANNVA, encoded by the coding sequence GTTAGCACTTTTGAGCAAAATCACGAACGACAGTTAGAAAATTTTGAATTAGATAAAATCTTTACTGATAAATGTTCTGGTAAAGACATAAAACGCCCTGCCCTTGTCGAAATGCTAAATTATGTTAGAGATGGTGATACAATTATTGTTCATTCCATAGATAGGTTAGCACGAAACCTAGATGACCTTAGGCGTTTAGTACAACAATTTAACCAAAAACAAGTGGTGGTTCAATTTGTTAAAGAAAATCTAAAATTCACTGGTGAGGATTCTCCGATGTCTAATTTACTATTATCAGTAATGGGAGCATTTGCTGAGTTTGAACGAGCTTTAATACGTGAGAGACAATTAGAGGGAATCGCAATCGCTAAGAAAAAAGGAGTTTATAAGGGTAGGAAAAAATCCTTAGATAATGATCAACTCAAAGCGTTACAAGAAAAAATAACTAATGGCGAAAGTAAAACCCAAATAGCGAAAGAATTTAATATTAGCCGTGAAACTTTGTATCAATATTTACGGGCTAATAACGTAGCTTAA
- a CDS encoding zinc ribbon domain-containing protein codes for MIPVNPINTLRTCSCCGVVDKNSRIRQEWYACLHCGYEIHADTNAAINILAARRVALACGDITLH; via the coding sequence TTGATACCAGTAAACCCTATAAATACCTTAAGAACATGTTCTTGTTGCGGTGTAGTAGATAAAAATAGTCGAATTCGTCAAGAATGGTATGCGTGCTTACATTGTGGGTACGAGATACATGCAGATACGAACGCTGCTATTAACATTTTAGCGGCTAGACGAGTCGCTTTAGCTTGTGGAGATATAACCTTACATTGA